TGAAATTTATAGATGAAGCAGAAATATTAGTAATAGCTGGTAATGGCGGAAATGGTTGTATTAGTTTCAGACGTGAGAAATATGTGCCAAAAGGTGGTCCAGACGGTGGAGATGGTGGTGATGGCGGCGATGTTTATTTGCAAGCTAACAAAGATCTTAATACATTAATTGATTGTTGTTTTGAAAAAATATTTCGTGCTGACAATGGACAAAATGGACATAGTTGTAAATGTACTGGAAAACGAGGAAAAGATATTACAATTAAAATTCCTATAGGAACACGTGTAAAAAATATTGATACAAATGAAATAATTTGTGATATGACAAAACATAATCAACATCATATGATAGCAAAAGGTGGTTCTCATGGAATAGGTAATACCCGTTTCAAAACATCTACTAATCAAACTCCAAGAAAATGTACTATTGGAAAAAAAGGTGAAAAAAGAAAAATTTTACTAGAATTAATACTATTAGCTGATGTTGGAACACTTGGAATGCCAAACGCTGGGAAATCCACTTTTGTTAGTTCTATTTCTTCTTCTAAACCAAAAATTGCAGATTATCCATTTACAACATTAACACCTAGTTTAGCTGTAGTATCAGTAAATCATAAACAAAGTTTTGTTATAGCAGATATTCCAGGATTAATAAAAGGAGCGGCAGAAGGTGCTGGTATTGGCATTCGTTTTTTAAAACATTTAGAACGCTGTCATTTATTATTACATTTAGTTGACATTGCACCAATTGATAATTCAATTCCAATTGATAATATAAAAACAATTTTAAAAGAACTAAAAAAATATAATAAAAAATTAACAACTAAAACACAATGGTTAATATTTAATAAAATAGATTTGTTACCTAAAGATGAATATCAAAAACAAATTGAAAAAATAATAAAAGAAATCAACTGGACAAATAAATACTATATGATATCTGCTATTAACAATAAAGGTGTTAAAAAATTATGTGTAGATATAATGAATTTTATTATTAAAAGTAAATCTACAAAATTACAAACAAAAGATGATAATAACGACAAAAACAAAATTGATTTTTTATGGTAAATTATTTAATTTTAAAAACGTAAAATTATCTTATTAAAAATAAATATTTAAAAAACAAAAAAAAATAATTTTGCTTATAAAAAAACATTAATACAAAAAAATAATTTTTATAAATAATCAAATTTCAATTTAAAATATTAATTTTTTAACAAAATTAACTATTAACGATTGTAATCGTATATTAAAAACTAGTATAATATAAAAAAATCAAAAAATATTTTTCATTTTTATTTAAATTACAATATATTTCAATAAAGAACATTATTTTAAATATTTCAAATTTTTAAATATATTATACAAAATAATTTACTCTTTAACATATATATAATTATTTTTAAAAATACAAATTTATAATGTTTATTTTTATCGTAAATATATGTTTTATTTATTAAAAAATAAAGGTATTTATTAATGAAATATATCCCAATGACAATATTAGGTGCTGATAAATTAAAAAAAGAATTAAACTATTTAAAACATATTAAACGTAAGGAAATTATAATATCAATTTCTGAAGCACGCGAACATGGTGATTTAAAAGAAAATGCTGAATATCATGCAGCTCGCGAACAACAAAGTTTTTGTGAAAACAAAATTCAAAACATTGAAAGTAAACTATCAAAAGCTCAAATAATTGATATAACAAAAATTACAAATAATGGACATGTAATTTTTGGTACGACAGTTACAATATTAAATTTAAAAACAAATGAAAAACTAATTTATCGTATTGTTGGTGATGATGAAGCAGATATAAAAATAAATTTAATTTCTATAAATTCACCAATTGCTCGAGGTTTAATAAGAAAAAAAATAAACGATGTAGTATTGATTAAAACTCCTAGAGAAAACATTAAATTTAAAATATTAAATGTTGAACATATATAATTATTTTTTTTGATTAAATATATTAACAGTCTTATGTTAATATTAAAAAAACAATTCGTATTATTTCAATATAAAAATAATTTATGTTATATAAAATTTAATTTAAAAATAAAATAAATACCAATTTATTTTTTAAAAAATTCTATAATTTTTATTTAAAGTATTGAAAATTAATATTTTATCACCAGTTTACTTATAACATATTTGAATAAATGAATAAAAAAAAACATTCAGCAAGTTCAAATCGTTGGCTGAAAAGACATCAAAACGATATATATTTTAAAGAAGCAAAAAAAAAAAATTACGCTCACGTGCATGGTTTAAATTAAAAGAAATTCAACAAAATTACAACATTTTTAAACCAGGAATGACAATTATTGATCTAGGATCTACACCTGGAAGTTGGTCAAAATATGTAATAAACAAATTAAATAATAATTGTAGTATAATTGCGTGTGATCTTTTACCAATGAAACCAATTATTGGAGTCAATTTTTTACAAGGAGATTTTCGTGATAAAATAACTTTAACTAAAATATTATCACTAATAGACAATAAAAAAGCGGACGTAATTATGTCTGATATGTTACCTAATATGAGTGGAATAGCTTCTATTGATATTCCTGCTTCTATACATTTATCAAATTTAGCGCTAAATATGTGTCATATTACTTTAAAACCTAAAGGAA
This Candidatus Providencia siddallii DNA region includes the following protein-coding sequences:
- the cgtA gene encoding Obg family GTPase CgtA, encoding MKFIDEAEILVIAGNGGNGCISFRREKYVPKGGPDGGDGGDGGDVYLQANKDLNTLIDCCFEKIFRADNGQNGHSCKCTGKRGKDITIKIPIGTRVKNIDTNEIICDMTKHNQHHMIAKGGSHGIGNTRFKTSTNQTPRKCTIGKKGEKRKILLELILLADVGTLGMPNAGKSTFVSSISSSKPKIADYPFTTLTPSLAVVSVNHKQSFVIADIPGLIKGAAEGAGIGIRFLKHLERCHLLLHLVDIAPIDNSIPIDNIKTILKELKKYNKKLTTKTQWLIFNKIDLLPKDEYQKQIEKIIKEINWTNKYYMISAINNKGVKKLCVDIMNFIIKSKSTKLQTKDDNNDKNKIDFLW
- the greA gene encoding transcription elongation factor GreA, encoding MKYIPMTILGADKLKKELNYLKHIKRKEIIISISEAREHGDLKENAEYHAAREQQSFCENKIQNIESKLSKAQIIDITKITNNGHVIFGTTVTILNLKTNEKLIYRIVGDDEADIKINLISINSPIARGLIRKKINDVVLIKTPRENIKFKILNVEHI